One stretch of Nicotiana tabacum cultivar K326 chromosome 18, ASM71507v2, whole genome shotgun sequence DNA includes these proteins:
- the LOC142172515 gene encoding uncharacterized protein LOC142172515 encodes MAIDQDVKELIIMGDSDLIIRQAQGEWETRDVKLIPYRQHLEDLSSRFKSIEFRYTPHCHNELADALATLASMLPYSGNAHIDPLEIQIRERHGYCNTVEAKPNIQPWYFLQSMNGNEFYYGCYVKPCSSS; translated from the exons atggcaattgACCAAGATGTCAAGGAATTgataatcatgggagattcggatctgaTTATCAGACaagctcaaggagaatgggagacccgAGATGTCAAACTTATTCCCTACAGGCAACATCTGGAAGATCTTAGCAGCCGattcaaatcaatagagttcaggtacaccCCCCATTGTCATAATGAACTAGCTGATGCACTTGCCACTTTAGCTTCGATGCTGCCGTACTCAGGCAATGCTCAcattgatcccttggaaatccaaatccgggAAAGGCATGGGTACTGCAATACGGTTGAGGCAAAACCAAatattcagccatg GTATTTCCTTCAATCCATGAATGGAAATGAATTTTATTATGGCTGTTATGTGAAGCCATGTAGTTCAAGTTGA
- the LOC107761408 gene encoding uncharacterized protein LOC107761408: MLIMYSYERLMPKSWNSSYLCWGVECKELTIRACCPPGAPDGVVTNFEIKTFDRSANPHLGLACIIIAGIDGLRRNLPIPDPVEPEADVFDHNDDNDDNRVPASLRCSIIHIFSDEWFKEMLGENFLITRRGICSDEIGHYMMGRDEKYGHCVFNF; the protein is encoded by the exons atGTTAATTATGTACAGTTATGAGCGCTTAATGCCTAAGTCGTGGAATTCATCATACCTTTGCTGGGGGGTGGAATGCAAAGAGTTAACTATAAGAGCTTGTTGCCCTCCTGGAGCTCCAGATGGCGTAGTAACCAATTTTGAAATTAAAACATTTGATCGATCTGCAAACCCACACCTTGGTCTTGCCTGTATAATTATTGCTGGGATCGACGGCTTGCGGAGAAATTTACCAATTCCAGATCCAGTAG AGCCAGAAGCTGATGTCTTCGATCATaatgatgacaatgatgataaCAGAGTACCAGCTTCTCTTAGATGCTCTATAATCCATATATTCTCTGATGAATGGTTTAAAGAAATGTTGGGTGAGAACTTTTTGATCACCAGACGAGGAATTTGCAGC GATGAAATCGGACACTACATGATGGGTAGAGACGAAAAATACGGGCACTGTGTATTCAATTTTTAG